One part of the Marinobacter sp. MDS2 genome encodes these proteins:
- a CDS encoding 2Fe-2S iron-sulfur cluster-binding protein: MHRIRLRPADLSYPVSDTNDLLSAAAEAGIQAPAACRNGVCEICEARLLGGQALNTRNQQLILTGGRLMMCRTQALSDIELEIPAVMATGNHQPRIYQAKVVDVSSINHDVYRVELKLPRRRDVSFHAGQYLSVNLPDADPCYFSIASSPSEENITLHIQATPEWVSAQRVIDALTSGEDVSVQLPHGKACLAAAPDKPLVLVAAGTGFAQMKSLVEYLKGTNFSHSIKLFWGVRKHEDMYLRSLAQRWHDESNAFTFMPVVGDNEDNDWAGHHDQLVRAVLATGIDWCTVEVHASGSPTMVYTLMDALVEAGLPAQDFYSDVLEYAPRA, translated from the coding sequence TTGCACCGTATTCGTTTGCGCCCTGCAGACCTGAGCTATCCGGTAAGCGACACCAACGATCTGCTGTCGGCGGCTGCAGAAGCGGGTATTCAGGCGCCGGCGGCATGCCGCAATGGCGTTTGTGAAATTTGTGAAGCCCGGCTGCTTGGCGGGCAAGCGCTGAACACCCGCAACCAGCAACTCATTTTAACCGGAGGGCGCCTGATGATGTGTCGGACTCAGGCGCTATCCGATATCGAATTGGAGATACCCGCCGTTATGGCAACAGGAAATCATCAGCCCCGTATCTATCAAGCCAAGGTGGTGGACGTGAGCTCCATCAACCACGACGTATACCGGGTAGAGTTGAAGTTGCCTCGGCGCCGGGACGTGAGCTTCCATGCCGGTCAGTATTTATCGGTCAACCTGCCCGATGCGGATCCCTGTTATTTCTCCATTGCCAGCAGCCCTTCGGAAGAGAACATTACCCTGCACATCCAGGCCACGCCGGAATGGGTTTCCGCGCAGAGGGTAATTGATGCGTTGACTTCCGGCGAGGATGTTTCAGTGCAATTGCCGCATGGTAAGGCTTGCCTGGCCGCAGCGCCGGATAAGCCGCTGGTCCTGGTCGCTGCGGGTACCGGCTTTGCGCAGATGAAAAGCTTGGTGGAGTATCTCAAGGGAACCAATTTCAGCCACAGCATCAAGCTGTTCTGGGGGGTGCGTAAACACGAAGATATGTACCTTCGCTCGCTGGCCCAGCGCTGGCACGACGAGTCGAATGCCTTCACTTTTATGCCGGTGGTTGGTGACAACGAAGACAACGATTGGGCTGGCCATCACGACCAGCTGGTACGTGCGGTGCTTGCAACGGGTATCGACTGGTGCACCGTCGAAGTACACGCCAGCGGCTCACCAACCATGGTGTACACGCTGATGGATGCGTTGGTCGAGGCAGGACTTCCCGCGCAGGATTTTTATTCGGATGTGCTGGAGTATGCCCCAAGGGCCTGA
- a CDS encoding heme biosynthesis HemY N-terminal domain-containing protein: MILLLLIILGALLIGTGLSMGLAYDLGYIRISLGNYLIETNFWVGLALIVVLVLLSLFVINTIKRFRKGTSLMATWVSRGHERRARRRTTKGLLALAEGNWPRARKLLASAANHADTPLINYLAAAQAASETGDHEGADELLRLAFESTPGSSLAVGITQAQLQLAGNRLEQALATLLRLRKEAPHHPFVLKLLKTTYLRLEDWKELSKLVPELRKRSVLTEKELDDLEREVWKNLLERAAEDCERKRESDPEASLEPLTRLWDELPRFVRRDEHTIRDYARLLARLGDEEQAETLLRKVLRNHWSDELINLYGRLEGSDPEVQLLTAEQWYKDRPNNPQLLLALGRLSLRNQLWGKAREYFTASLKLKRDRETLAELSRLNAHMGEEESSVKLIMQELESDNALPELPMPKA, encoded by the coding sequence ATGATTCTCCTTTTGCTGATTATTCTGGGCGCGCTGTTGATTGGAACCGGTCTGTCCATGGGGCTGGCATACGATCTGGGCTATATCCGCATCAGTCTGGGCAATTATCTGATCGAAACCAATTTCTGGGTCGGGCTTGCACTGATTGTTGTGCTGGTGCTTCTGAGCCTTTTCGTCATTAACACCATCAAACGATTCCGTAAAGGCACCAGCCTGATGGCCACCTGGGTTAGCCGAGGCCACGAACGCCGGGCCAGGCGCCGCACCACCAAGGGATTGTTGGCCTTGGCCGAAGGCAACTGGCCCCGGGCCCGAAAGCTGTTAGCCAGTGCCGCCAACCACGCCGATACACCGCTGATCAACTATTTGGCGGCTGCCCAGGCAGCCTCTGAAACCGGTGACCATGAAGGCGCCGATGAACTGTTGCGCCTGGCCTTCGAAAGCACACCGGGCTCCAGCCTGGCGGTGGGTATCACCCAGGCTCAGTTGCAGCTTGCCGGCAATCGGTTGGAACAAGCGCTGGCGACTCTGTTACGCCTGCGCAAAGAGGCCCCGCACCACCCTTTCGTGCTGAAGCTTCTGAAGACCACGTATCTTCGATTGGAAGACTGGAAAGAGCTCTCGAAACTCGTGCCTGAACTGCGCAAGCGCAGTGTGCTGACCGAAAAAGAGCTGGACGATCTGGAACGTGAGGTCTGGAAAAACCTGCTGGAGCGGGCCGCTGAAGATTGCGAACGCAAGCGTGAAAGCGATCCGGAAGCATCGTTAGAACCCCTGACCCGCCTGTGGGACGAGCTTCCCAGATTCGTGCGCCGGGACGAACACACCATTCGGGACTATGCCCGGTTGCTCGCCCGTCTGGGCGACGAAGAACAAGCCGAAACCCTGCTGCGCAAGGTGCTTCGAAACCACTGGAGCGATGAGTTGATCAATCTCTACGGGCGGCTGGAAGGCAGCGACCCCGAAGTGCAGCTGCTCACTGCAGAGCAATGGTACAAAGATCGGCCCAATAACCCACAACTACTGCTGGCATTAGGGCGTTTAAGCCTACGAAATCAGCTGTGGGGCAAAGCCCGAGAATACTTTACCGCCAGCCTGAAATTAAAGCGGGACCGCGAAACCCTGGCTGAGCTAAGCCGGCTGAATGCCCATATGGGCGAGGAAGAAAGCAGCGTAAAACTGATCATGCAAGAGCTTGAATCGGACAACGCCCTGCCCGAGTTACCTATGCCCAAGGCCTGA
- a CDS encoding uroporphyrinogen-III C-methyltransferase has product MPVTETTNQLPAPVEETDTQKPRLWPVWIIAIVALILVILLALWNWQQWNRQNNSLQALQDLKQDTEQLENLYGSRGSEQSQRIQTLENKLAEQRELIATQQRQIDHNARELLEAGNRTRTDWLLAEAEYLLRVGNQRLMIEKDIRGALSALESADEVLAESDDIGVYPVREQLAKEILALKSIQGVDRTGLYLKLEAAIASVNELTTQALIHDQAPGFNMSEDTNAPEDGSNMFTRGWNRFLSTLKDVVVVRRLDETVKPLMSPDQSAWARLNLQLMLEEAEMAVLRGNQALYERALDKARRTVSEWYDSSNPAIQGLSAALAELADKHVDPTLPDVSQSLGLLKERLAGRLATDSEGKGS; this is encoded by the coding sequence ATGCCCGTGACTGAGACAACGAACCAATTGCCCGCCCCGGTTGAAGAAACCGACACCCAAAAACCGCGCCTTTGGCCTGTCTGGATCATCGCCATCGTTGCCCTGATTCTGGTGATCCTGCTTGCACTGTGGAACTGGCAGCAATGGAACCGGCAAAACAACAGCCTGCAGGCGCTTCAAGACCTGAAGCAAGACACCGAGCAACTGGAAAACCTCTACGGCAGTCGCGGGAGCGAACAAAGCCAACGCATTCAAACGTTGGAAAACAAACTGGCCGAACAACGTGAATTGATCGCCACTCAACAGCGCCAGATCGATCACAACGCTCGTGAACTGCTCGAAGCCGGTAATCGCACGCGCACAGACTGGCTGCTCGCGGAAGCGGAATACCTGCTGCGCGTGGGCAATCAGCGCCTGATGATTGAAAAAGACATTCGCGGTGCACTCTCAGCACTGGAATCCGCCGATGAGGTACTAGCAGAATCCGATGACATCGGTGTTTATCCGGTTCGCGAACAGCTTGCCAAAGAGATTCTGGCGCTCAAGAGTATTCAGGGTGTGGATCGCACCGGATTGTACCTGAAGCTAGAAGCCGCCATTGCCAGCGTGAACGAGCTAACCACCCAGGCACTGATTCACGATCAGGCACCGGGCTTCAATATGAGCGAAGACACCAACGCTCCGGAAGATGGCAGCAACATGTTTACCCGAGGCTGGAATCGCTTCCTGAGCACGCTGAAAGACGTGGTCGTGGTGCGCCGGCTGGATGAGACAGTCAAGCCCCTGATGTCTCCGGATCAAAGCGCGTGGGCCCGTCTGAACCTGCAACTCATGCTGGAAGAAGCTGAAATGGCCGTGCTCCGGGGCAATCAGGCGCTGTATGAACGCGCCCTCGACAAAGCTCGCCGGACCGTCAGCGAATGGTACGACTCCAGCAATCCGGCCATCCAAGGTTTGTCCGCAGCCCTCGCCGAACTGGCCGACAAACACGTCGATCCGACCCTCCCCGATGTCAGTCAATCACTCGGCTTGCTCAAAGAACGCCTGGCGGGCCGGCTGGCAACCGACAGCGAGGGTAAAGGTTCATGA
- a CDS encoding uroporphyrinogen-III synthase gives MATPQPDRQQRLPELATRRILICRPEPEASRLAEAFRAAGAECRTMPLLVREPLPETPEQRTQLQELDNFSHVIAVSPFAAGLLLDHIDHWWPQIPLGIQWYGVGSGTSSVFAGHGLKARQPRQGWTSEALLELPSLQNLAGDKVLLARGEQGRELIRETLEQRGAKVSVMPLYRRAQPYYPPEQVDEIFGNFRPEVVIALSGETLNNLNDLATGYQLGLHRTLVVVPAERVARKAEEAGFTNLIIPAGLDDQSLITSVASKLAAKS, from the coding sequence ATGGCCACACCCCAACCTGATCGTCAGCAACGCCTCCCTGAGCTGGCGACTCGCCGTATTCTGATTTGCCGGCCGGAACCGGAAGCCTCGCGCCTTGCCGAGGCATTCCGTGCCGCCGGCGCGGAATGCCGAACCATGCCGTTGCTGGTCAGGGAGCCACTGCCCGAGACGCCTGAACAGCGCACACAGCTGCAAGAACTGGACAACTTCAGCCACGTGATTGCGGTGAGCCCCTTTGCCGCCGGTTTGTTGCTCGATCACATCGACCACTGGTGGCCCCAGATTCCCCTGGGCATCCAATGGTACGGCGTAGGCTCAGGCACGTCTTCAGTGTTTGCCGGTCACGGCCTGAAAGCTCGTCAGCCTCGGCAGGGCTGGACCAGCGAAGCACTGCTTGAACTTCCGTCGCTGCAAAATCTTGCCGGAGACAAAGTGTTATTGGCTCGGGGCGAGCAAGGCCGGGAGCTGATTCGTGAAACCCTGGAGCAGCGCGGTGCGAAAGTCTCGGTCATGCCACTGTACCGACGGGCTCAGCCGTACTATCCTCCAGAACAGGTAGACGAGATTTTTGGCAATTTCCGGCCTGAAGTGGTCATTGCGCTTTCCGGAGAAACCCTGAACAATCTCAATGACCTTGCGACTGGTTACCAGCTGGGATTGCATCGTACCCTCGTCGTAGTGCCGGCTGAACGAGTAGCCCGGAAGGCTGAGGAAGCGGGTTTCACGAACCTGATCATACCCGCTGGTCTGGACGATCAAAGCCTGATAACCAGTGTTGCATCAAAGCTTGCAGCAAAAAGCTAA
- the hemC gene encoding hydroxymethylbilane synthase, which yields MSKRILRIATRSSALALWQAEFIKSELERLHSHITVELIKIKTQGDIILDVPLAKVGGKGLFVKELEEAMLDGRADLAVHSMKDVPMEFPEGLGLVAICEREDPTDAFISNHYANIDELPAGAVVGTSSLRREAQIRANRPDLEIKMLRGNVNTRLAKLDAGDYDAIILASSGLKRLGFGDRIRYCLPDTFCLPAVGQGALGIECRLSDNELREMLEPLNHADSADRVKAERAMNRRLEGGCQVPIAAYALLEDDDTLWLRGLVGSVDGTQILRVEGRAPRAEGERLGRELAEQLLGMGADKVLAEVYGHTPT from the coding sequence ATGTCCAAACGTATTCTTCGCATCGCAACCCGCAGCAGTGCCCTGGCATTGTGGCAGGCAGAATTCATCAAGTCCGAACTGGAAAGGCTTCACAGCCATATCACCGTCGAACTGATCAAAATCAAGACTCAAGGCGACATAATCCTTGATGTGCCTTTGGCGAAAGTTGGTGGTAAAGGCCTGTTTGTCAAAGAACTGGAAGAAGCCATGCTGGATGGCCGCGCCGACCTGGCCGTGCACTCGATGAAAGACGTACCGATGGAGTTTCCCGAAGGTCTTGGCCTGGTCGCCATTTGCGAGCGTGAAGATCCCACCGATGCATTCATCAGCAACCACTACGCCAATATTGACGAATTGCCTGCTGGCGCAGTGGTCGGAACCTCGAGCCTGCGACGGGAAGCGCAGATTCGCGCCAATCGCCCGGATCTCGAAATCAAAATGCTTCGCGGCAACGTCAACACCCGTTTGGCAAAGCTGGATGCCGGCGACTACGACGCCATTATTCTGGCCAGTTCCGGTTTGAAGCGTCTTGGTTTCGGCGATCGCATCCGTTATTGCCTGCCGGATACCTTTTGCTTACCCGCAGTTGGTCAGGGCGCGTTGGGCATTGAATGCCGTCTGAGCGACAACGAATTACGGGAAATGCTTGAGCCACTTAACCACGCCGATTCTGCAGACCGCGTAAAAGCGGAACGCGCCATGAACCGCCGCCTGGAAGGCGGTTGTCAGGTGCCCATTGCGGCTTACGCGCTGCTGGAAGACGATGACACGCTGTGGCTGCGCGGTTTGGTCGGCTCGGTAGACGGCACACAAATTCTTCGGGTTGAAGGCCGCGCGCCCAGAGCTGAAGGCGAACGCCTGGGCCGTGAGCTGGCTGAACAACTGTTGGGCATGGGTGCGGATAAAGTGTTGGCTGAAGTGTATGGCCACACCCCAACCTGA
- a CDS encoding LytTR family DNA-binding domain-containing protein — translation MSTAPQRILIADDEPLARQRLQRLLEHHDGYQVCGEAADGNDTLHKVAELEPDIVLLDIRMPGLDGMQAAEKLSQINNPPAVIFCTAYDHYAIQAFEVQAVAYLLKPVRREALADALARAGKINRVQLQALNREPETSNEQIAVRTHRGTELIDLADIHYCEADQKYVTLHHSRGETVCDYTLKELEQAYPEQLLRIHRHTLVGARFIQALRRNQEGYNELELRGVTHRLTVSRRHASSVRQWLQEHQPSP, via the coding sequence GCACCACGATGGCTATCAGGTGTGCGGTGAAGCCGCCGATGGCAACGACACTCTGCACAAAGTGGCCGAACTTGAGCCCGACATCGTGTTGCTAGACATTCGCATGCCGGGACTGGATGGCATGCAGGCGGCCGAAAAACTGAGCCAGATAAACAACCCGCCAGCCGTCATTTTCTGCACCGCCTACGATCACTACGCCATTCAGGCCTTTGAGGTGCAGGCCGTAGCCTACCTACTGAAACCGGTGCGCCGAGAAGCCTTGGCCGACGCCCTGGCCCGGGCCGGGAAGATCAACCGCGTGCAGCTTCAGGCTCTAAATCGCGAGCCGGAGACATCCAACGAGCAGATTGCTGTTCGCACTCATCGTGGCACTGAATTGATTGATCTGGCCGACATTCACTACTGCGAGGCCGACCAGAAATACGTCACGCTTCATCACAGTCGCGGCGAAACGGTGTGTGACTACACGCTGAAAGAACTGGAACAAGCCTACCCTGAGCAATTGCTGCGGATCCACCGACACACGCTGGTGGGTGCCCGATTCATTCAGGCGCTTCGACGTAACCAAGAAGGCTACAACGAACTGGAACTCAGGGGTGTCACCCATCGCCTGACCGTCAGCCGCCGACACGCCAGCTCGGTCCGCCAATGGCTTCAGGAGCATCAGCCCTCTCCGTGA